The genomic stretch CTGTTTTTCGCAATCCTTTGGCCGGTCCGTCGGTACTGGGCATCAGTTCGGGAGCCAGTATGGGAGTTGCTTTTGTGGTGCTTCTTTCGGGTAGTTTGGGTGGCGTTGCTTTGAGCAAGCTAGGCTTTATGGGGGAAATAGCCCTTACCATAGCAGCTATTGCAGGTTCACTTTCCATTATGGCACTTATTGTTTTCGTTTCCCAAAAAGTAAGGGGCAATGTTACTTTGCTGATTATCGGTGTGATGATTGGTTATATAGCCAATGCGGTGATCGGTGTGCTGAAATTTTTCAGTGTGGAGGAGGATATTCGTGCATATGTCATTTGGGGGCTGGGAAGTTTTGCCCGTGTATCGGGAGATCAGATGACTTTATTTATATGTATCATGGTGGTATTGTTGCCACTTTCCTTCCTGCTTGTGAAAACATTGAATCTTTTGTTGCTGGGAGATGCATACGCACGGAATCTCGGATTGAATATAAAACGTGCCCGTCTGCTTGTCATTACTTGTTCGGGAGTATTGGTAGCTATTGTTACCGCATATTGCGGTCCGATTATTTTTCTGGGGCTGGCCGTTCCGCATCTTTGCAGGGGAATGTTCCGCACATCCGATCATCGTATTCTGATGCCTGCTTCTTTACTGGCAGGTGCGTCATTGGCATTGGTATGTAATTTGATTGCCCGTATGCCCGGTTTCGAAGGTGCATTGCCGGTAAATTCGGTGACGGCTTTGGTAGGCGCTCCGGTAGTGATGTCGGTTTTATTCAATAAACGTCGCAATGAAATGAATGAGTAATGATGAATCAAGAAACTATACATATTCGGAAACTGACTACCGGTTACCCCGGTAAGGGGGGGACCAAGATTGTAGCGAAGGACATTGATGCTACTATCCGCAGTGGGGAACTGACTTGTCTTTTGGGTGCGAATGGAGTAGGGAAATCTACTTTATTGCGTACTTTGTCTGCCTTTCAGCCGGCTGTAGGAGGAGAGATAGAAATAATGGGAAAGAAACTGACGGATTACACCGATAAACAGTTGGCGACAGTTATCGGAGTGGTATTGACCGAAAAATGCAGCCTGCGGAACATGACCGTAGAAGAACTGGTGGGTATGGGGCGCAGTCCTTATACCGGTTTCTGGGGAAATTTAAGCAAGGAGGACAAGAAAACAGTAAACGATGCCATTGCGTTGGTAAGGATTGAGGATTTGAAATACCGGATGGTACATACTTTGAGTGACGGTGAGCGTCAGAAAGTAATGATCGCAAAGGCGTTGGCACAGGAAACCCCGGTGATTTTTCTGGATGAGCCGACTGCTTTTCTTGATTTCCCCAGTAAAGTGGAGATTATGCAATTGCTTCATCATTTGTCACGTTCTACCAACAAGACGATTTTTCTTTCCACCCATGATTTAGAGTTAGCTTTGCAGATTGCTGATAAGATTTGGCTGATGGATAAAGCCAATGGAGTGACTATAGGAACTCCTGAAGATCTTTCCATAGACGGATGCCTGAGTAATTTTTTCTCTCGTAAGGGTATTGTTTTTGATATGGAAACCGGACTGTTCCGCATTGACAATGAGTTTGAAAAAGAAGTCCGTCTGGTGGGACATGGGAATAAGTATGCGATGGTACGGAAAGCTTTGCAGCGGAATGGTATTCTGGCAAGCCGGCGTGTTGAGTCCGATTTTTATATTGAAACGGGAGATATGACTACCAATGGATATATTATCCACCCGGTAGCCGGGAGGACGATAAAGGTAGATACCATAGAGGAATTGTTAGAACAAGTCACTGCTATATTAGCTTCCGTTTAGCAGCGTTTAAATAATCAGTTATTGTATCCTGAAAGGAATATTCCCTTCTTCATCAATCAAGAGGATTGTTAATTTTCCTTCGGGCAACAAGGGGACGCAATGTGCAAAACAATGTTCCAACAAACACGGAAAGAACTTTCCGCAGTCTTCTTCAGACAGCAATGTCCATAATTCACGGGCTAATGTCAACCTTTCTATCATGCTTTCAACATCCGGAGAGCATCCGGCTTCCATTGCCACTTGTTTTAGGAATTCTTTATTCATCACTACTTTCTTACTATGTGTGTCCAGATTTCCTTCGGCCAGTTTCACCGCTTTGCCTATCATAATGCCTAAAGTAACCAATGGAACCTTAAGCTTGGCAGCTATCTTGAGTGTCTCCCCGATAAAATTTCCATAATGTACAAAAGCCTGAGCAGGTAACCCCGGATACTCCTTCTTCACAAAACGTTCGCTTTTTGCTCCCGAATTAATGATGAGTCTGGATGAGCCCACAGCCACACAAACCTCCACTTCCCTGCGGATAGCCTCGACAAAAGCTTCTGAAGAAAAAGGACGGACAATGCCCGAAGTTCCAATTATGGAAATGCCATCCACAATTCCTAGTTTAGGATTGAAAGTACGTTGTGCCAACTCTTTTCCTCCGGGAACGGAAATGGTAATATCCAGCCCTTTATCATAAAGCGCCGATAATTCTTTCATTATCATTTGTCGGGGGATGCGATTGATGGCGGGTTCCCCGATTTCCAATCCCAGCCCCGGAAGGGTGACTCGTCCCACTCCTTCACCTTGCAGGAAACGGATGTCCGGGTGATTGCTAAAACTTACCGTTACCACAATGGATGCGCCGTGAGTGACATCCGGATCATCTCCCGCATCTTTAACAACGGTGCAGGTGGCACTGTTCTTTTCTATTTCTGTATGGGATACCGGTAAGGTCATTTCCTCGTCATCGGGAAGGCGGAAGGATATCATTTTCTGTTCTTCCCCTAAAATCAGAGCCGTCAATGCTGCTTTTGCAGCTGCAGTAGCGCAGGCCCCTGTGGTATAGCCGCTTCTCAACGGGTAAAAAGCAGGGATGTTCTTTTCTATCTGTTTTCTCAATCCATATTCACCGGTAACGATCATGAAATGCCGGGGAAGGGGAGGGCGTTTTATAGCAAAGACCGGGATTTTTGCAGCCTGTGCCGCTTTCACTTTCTCCGAAAATCCTCCGGATTCTCCGCTTTCCTTGGTCAGAATGGCTTGTGGATGTAGTGTCTCTAATAAAAGAGCTTCGGATTCTCCGGCATGATAGAATACCAGATTTCCTTTCGGGAAGCCTTGTTCTTGGGCTAATGTGATGGAAGTTTCCCGTTCCAGTACGCGGAACCAACAGGTATGTTTCTCCCAATAAGGGCGTAACTTCCCGATGGTCTGTACTCCGGTCAGTGCCAGCAGATGATCGGTTCCTGCTTTCTCTAACTGGTAAATGGCATCTGTATAGTCTTCACACCAGATGATGTTTTCGGTGCGTGGAGGATACTTCCTTTCAAAACGTATGACAGGAAGATGTAGTGTCCGGCTTGTTTCATCCACAGTCCGGTGGAGTTGGGAGGCAAACGGGTGGGCAGCATCCACCAATAAACGGATGTCGTTTTGGCGGCAGAAACTTTCCATTTTCTCCGTGTTCATTCCTCCGGTGATACGGATGCCGTGCTTGCATTGTATCTCCTGCCATTCTCCTTTGGTAGAGTAGAAGTAGGGCTTTCCGGCTTCATCGGCAACTTTCACGGCGGTGCGTCCTTCGGTGGTTCCTCCTAAAATCAGTATCATAGGCTGGATGTGAATGATTCTTTTTTTACTTTCTGAACAAGTGTTTGAACTCGTGCGCATAGAGCCGGGACAGACCTTTCCGGTTGTCTATTGCTTCGCCTACTACCAATAAGGTAGTCTGCGTCAGGTTATTGTCACGTACTATCTTAGCCAAATCCTTCAACTCTCCGCGATAAATCTTTTCTTCTTTCCAAGTCAGCTTATAACAGGCGGCAACCGGAGTTTCGGGAGGGTATGCCTGCATCAGCTCTTCCTGTACCTGTTCCACAATGCCCGCACTTAAATAAATGCACATTGTACTTTGCGATTGCGCCAATTTATGTAATTGTTCTTTTTTGGGCATCGGAGTACGGCCTTCCCCACGGGTGAGGATTATACTTTGTACTTTTTCAGGGATGGTAAACTGTGACCTCAATGCTGCCGCAGCCGCTTGGAACGAGGAGATCCCCGGAGTGATATGATAACTCATCTTGTAGCGGTCGAAGAAAGCCATTTGTTCCTGGATGGCTCCATAAATGCAAGGGTCTCCCGTGTGCAAGCGTACAATAAACAATCCTTTATCATAAAACTTTTTCATCAAGGCGAACTGTTCCTCCAAATCCATACTGGCGGAACTGCGTACAGTCGCTCCTTCTTTAGCATAAAAGGTCAATTCGCGGGGAACAAGACTTCCGGCATACAGAACAAGGTCCGCTTTCTCCAACATTCGTTTTCCGCGTACCGAAATCAGTTCGGGATCACCGGGACCTGCACCCACGATCTCTATATGTCCGCCACGCATGGCTGTCGCACTGATGGCTATGGCAAAAGTGAAGTGATTTCCTTCTGTCAGCATGCCCTTTTGTTTTTCCAATACAAGTGTTCCTTCACCGCTGCTTTTCAAGGCTGTGCTTTCGGCCACTCCATAGACGCCTGTCACTTCGAATGCCTTTTCAGACGGATGGGGGACTGTGATATCTTTCAGTTCTTCCGCAGGATAAATATGGGTTTCCGTATCGGCCCATCGCCGGTGGAGGATTTCCAGCAGAGGCTCGTCTTTTTTCAGTTCGATGGTATTGAGGGAGGCGAGAGAGAACGGACACAAACCTTGTCTGTGCATCACGGCTTCTATGTATTCCGCAATGCCCGAAGGATCGCATTGTTTCCGGCAACCTATTCCCAAGTGGAGGACAGCGGGATGGAAGCAGAGCATGGGAATCTCCGCACTATATATATAAGGTGTAACAGCAATAATCAACTTGAATTCCGATTGGGGTATGTCTTCGAAATGATAGAACACTTTTACGTGTGCGGGAAGTGTGCGTTCCAGATACTCCGTACCTTTATCCTTTATATCGAGCAGCAGCACCGTTGGTTCCCGGTTGACAAAAAGTGTGACCAGTCTGTTCATTTCTGCATGAGGAACAGTTATTTTCCAGTCATATTTTTCAGCTAGCGTATCCAGTGCCCATAACCCGGCATTGTCACTTTGGGTGGTAATCACAGCTTCTCCTCCTGTAATGGCGGCAATATGGCGGGTCAGTTCATTGGCTCCCCCCACATGCCCGGAAAGTACTGAAATGACAAAGCGCCCTGTACTGTCCACACAGACCACTGCCGGATCTTTATATTTGTTTTTTATGCATCCTGCAATGCTGCGTACACAGATTCCCATGGCACCAATAAAGATGATGCTGTCGAAGTCATTGAAATGCTCCTCTATGAACCGATGGCAGGATGTGATGGAAATACAGCCTTCGCATTCGTTTTTGGTATAAATAAGGGTATCCGGCAACTCTCTTTGTAGTGTTTTTGCCAACGGCAGGCTGGCTTCTGATATCAGTATGATTGCTTTCATTTGTTATCTGTTTTAAATCATTTATTCCGCTCTCATTATCTCTATCGGATTAAAGGTATCCACAGCAATACGGGTACACTGTGTTACCTTCTTGTTGATTTGTGTTATACCTTTTGTGAACAGGGCCTTGCTCTCTTCCGAAACCGAATTGAATACAATGACTCCGTCAGGCAACAGCACTTCTTTGATTTTTTGTAGAATCTCTATCATTTTTCCTCCATGACCACCTATAAATACGGCATCGGGGGCGGGAAGCCCGCCGAGTTCCGTTTCCAGAAAATCACCCATGACGGTTGTAATGCCGGGCGTGCCGAATTTACGACTGTTGCGTTCCATTAACTCTTTACCTTCCGTACGCTGTTCGAATGCTGTCACTTTCAGCTCCGGAAATTGGAGTTTGGCTTCTATGGAAACGGAACCGGTGCAGAAACCGATGTCCCAGAATGATTTCTTTTCCCTTAATGTCAGCATACTGAGAGTAAGCAAGCGGACAGGCATTTTGGTAATCATTTTGTTGCGTCCGTTCAACAAATGAAATTCACTTTCGGGAATTCCGAACGGACGGGGATGCACCTTGTTTCTTTGCAGTATCAGGCAATTGGGAAAGCGGAAAGCAGATTGGGAGGCTTCCTCTAAAGAGAATGTACGTACAGATTCTTCCTCGCCATTGCCTAATGCTTCCCCCACGGTCATGCGGTAGTTGTCATATCCATACTCCAGCATCCGGGCGGCAATGGTGGCAGGTGTCTTTTCCCGGTCGGTCAACACGCCTATCAGTTTATCTCCTCTGATTAAAGCAGAGTCGAATGCATCCCAAGGACGTCCGGTCAGCGACAAGGTCTGCATCTCCTGATAGGGGAGCAATATACGGTGTGCCAGCATTTGCAGCGAGTTGAAGGTGGGGAATAAGATAATCTTTGCCGACGGGAGTTTTCTCATGACGGTATTGGCGAAGCCGAAAAACAACGGGTCGCCTGAAGCGAAAACAATTATTTCGGGATGTTCCTCGTAACGGGAGAATACCGCATCCAGCGGGACGGTGATGTCTATCCATACGGCATCTTCCGGCAAATAAGCGTGTACCAATTCATGATGACGTTTTCCTCCCGAGAAGACTTTCCCTTGAGAAACCAAGTTCCGGATTTCAGGAGAAAGAAATTGATTCCGGTCATCGCTTATACCTATTATATAGAATGTTTGCATGGACTTATACATCTCTTCCCGGTTTCAGTTGTTCCGCATCATCAAAAGTAAGGATGGCATTTACCAGAGTCGCTGCCAGATTGCTTCCCCCTTTGCGTCCTTCTACTATCAGTTTGGGGATGTGGCTGAAAGGTTTCACCATGTGTTTGCTTTCGCAAACGTGCACAAAGCCCACCGGAGCAGCGATGATACCGCATGGATGCGCTTTTTCTTTCCGTATCAGGTCACACAGTTCCATCAATGCTGTAGGGGCATTACCGAATACATATAAAGCTTCCGGATGTTCCTCTGCTGCCATACGTATACCGGCCTGTGTACGGGTGATTCCTTTTTCTTTTGCCAATGCTGCCGCGCGTTCGTCACCCAGATAGCATTTCACCCCGATGCCCATCCGTTCCAAAGCACCTTTACGGATGCCCGCGGCAGCCATCGTCACATCCGTAATAATTGTACGTACTTTTCCTTCATTCAATATTTTATACAGACATTCTACGGCAAGAGGATCTACATGCAATATGTTTTCCATCTCGAAATCGGCTGTGGTATGGATGGCATGCAGTAACGCCCATTTGTGATCCGAAGGAATATTTTTATTTTTCAATTCTTTCTCAATAGTACGGAAACTGTTTATCATAATTTCCTGACCGATTCCTGTCGCATCGGTGGTCTTTTCCCGGTAATAACCACGCGGAGTGATTAATTTCCATTCCCGATAATAAGACTGGGAGTTGCCAATCAATACCACTGTAAACATATCCACCTGTTCGGGATCGAATTCTTGCAAAGTGGTGATTGTCACAGTTTCTTCCTTACGTCCGGCCTGACGCACAAAGCCTACCGGGGTTTCGGCTTCACGCTCTTTCAGAAAAATTTCTTTTAATCTGTAGAGTTGCCAATACCGCCCTTCGCTTTTGGGATTATAGACTGCCGTTACGAAATCTGCCGTTGCGGCTGCATGGATGCGTTTTTCAATCCGGTCCCATGGCGTCATGAGGTCGGAGAGAGAAATCACACAGAAATCGTGACCGATGGGTGCTCCTAACAGGGAAGCCGCTTTCTGAAAAGCACTGATACCCGGCAATACTTCTATTTCTACCCGGCTGCCACGCTCGCGTTTCATTTCGTAAACCAGCGGAGCCATGCCATAAATTCCGGCATCTCCCGAGCTGATAACGCATACAGTCTTTCCTTGTTCCGCCAGCTCGAAAGCCTGTTCGGCACGTGCTTTTTCACGTTTCATTCCGGTGTCTATACATTCGGTGCCCGGTTCCAGGTAGGGCTTGATAAACTGGAAATAGTATTTATAGCCGATTACTACATCGCTGTTTTTTACTGCTTGTATTACAGCGGGAGTCATATCTTCAGGTGAGCCGGGACCAATGCCGGCTACGATTAATTGGGCCTTTTTCATTTTTTATTATATAATTATTCCTCTCCGGAAATCTAATTTAAAAGTTTCCTTCAGTGCTTTCAGTCAATATAATCCTCTGAATGACAATACGCTGTCCTGACAGTAGTTCCTTCATCTTGCTTTCAGGCTTTTACATAGACGGACTGAAAGTGATAGCTGGCATGAGGAGCCAAACTTAACCGTACAAAGTTACTTATTTGAACGGGAGAAACAAGTCTTTTCTTGCTATAATTATAGAAATCTTTTTTTATCAGGCTTAATAATGAATAAGGCATCATTCAGAATGTGCCGTAATCGGGAAGCCGGCAAAGCAGAGGATATTGCCGGTGAAAATTTAAACAGGAACTAAAAATAATAGAGATTTGCTGATAGATAAGTTTGAAGAAAAAATGTTGGCGGAATCATTGGGGGGCACTATGGGGATGGTTAAGCCTTTTTATTCCTGCACTTAACCCTTTTTAAACCTCTGATTTCTATCTCCATAGCCTTTGGAGTTAACTCCAAAGCTTATGGAGATAACTCCAAAGGCTATGGATTTAACTCCGCAAGCTTGGGAGATAGAAATCATACGTTCAAAAAGGCTTAGTCACAAAGATGTGAGAGCTTAGGAATCGGTTTGCCGGAGTTTGTCCTGTATGGAAAAAACTGCCTCCGCTGTTTGTATCATATCGGATTCCGTTATTTTAAGGCCTTGCCATCCGAGAAAGCATTACCCACTTTTTCTCCTACTTTCAGATAATCATTATTGAACGGGTCGAAGATGACGGGAATAACTTTGGAGGCATCCACTTTTCCATTCTTATCCAGTGCACGTTCATCTACACTTACATTGACTATTTCGCCGCGCAGGATACAGGTTTCGGGATTGTAATCCTTCAGCTTGCATTCCACAGCTACGGATAATTCATCAATCAGCGGGGCATCCACAAACTCCGACCGGGTGGCATGGAATCCCGCACGGGCGAATTTGTCCGGAACCTTGTTGCCCGAAACAATGCCTACATAATCGCAAGCGATGATTTGCCCGGCTTCTGCCATGCTCACTGTGAATGCTTTGCGTTTCAGAATGTTGGCCGTTGTCTTGTGACCTTCACTGATACAAATACTGATTTCATTCATTTCACTGATACCGCCCCAAGCCGCATTCATGGCATTGGGAATACCGTTTTCATCGTATGCGGCGATGATAAATACCGGTTGCGGATAGGTAAAAGGTTTTGCTCCTAAATTCTTTCTCATACTATTTATTTTTTAGTCCATTGTTTAATCTCTTCTTTGGTAGCACCGTTCATCAGCCTGCCTTTCTGCCAGTTCAGGTTGGGATAGGCTTTCTTTAATTCTTGTTCGGCGTTAGAAATGCGGCTTCCACCCGAGGTAGCGAATGGAATGAGGATCTTGCCTGTGAAATCACCTTTTTCTATAAAACTGTTGATGATTCTTGGAGCCAGGTTCCACCAAATGGGGAAACCGATATAGATGGTATCATAGGTTGCCAAGTTTTTGGGCTGGGAACGCAATGCGGGACGTGACAGGGCGTCTGCCATTTCCACACTGCTGCGCGAGGATTTGTCGTGCCAGTCCAGGTCGGCGGAGGTATATTTCTTTGCAGGTTGTATTTCGTAGAGGGCTCCGCCTGTCACCTCCGCTACCTGTTTGGCAGCTTTCTCTGTTGTACCTGTTGCCGAGAAGTAAGCTACTAATGTTCTGTTGCTCTGTTTCTGTGCGTTTACGGTAATACACAGTATCATGATTACCGTCATAAATAATCCGAGTCTTTTCATACGATTGATGTTATTTGGTTCAAATATACGTTTTAATATTTTATGATGTTGCAAATTTAGGTATATTTGCTTGGGTTCTTTGTAGATAAATTACGGGTATCCTAACCTTAATTACAGATTCTGCCATATAATATGGAGGGGTAGTCCGGCAGGAACATTCCGGCTCTTCTTTTTATTCCCGGATGGGATAAGATTCAGTAACTAAGGTAAAATAATCCGTAATTGGGGTTATAACCTTGTCCGGATAACCTCCTATTTTTGTAACCGTATTATTCAAATAACTGAAAAAGCTATATTTTAGCAGGCATTAAACAAGTTAGAATGATGGATAAAATATTAAATTTAGACAGTGTGGACCAATATAACAGTCTATACGGACTTGAAACACTGAATCCGTTGGTCAGTGTCATTGATTTGAACAAGGCTACCCGGCAGATGGACTATGTGCACTGGAACTATGGTGTTTATGCACTTTATCTGAAATTGGAGAAAGCTTGTGATATCAAGTACGGGCGTCGGAGTTATGACTATCAGGAAGGAACCGTAGTATGTTTTGCTCCGGGACAAACAACGGAAACCACATTGACCACCGACCGTGTGCAGTTGAATGTGCTTGGAATTCTTTTTCATCCGGATTTGTTACGGGGGACTACGCTTGGAAAAACAATAAAGAAATATACTTTCTTTTCGTATGAAGTGAGCGAGGCGCTGCACCTTTCGGAAGATGAGCGCAATATTATGACAGATTGCCTGAAGATTATCCGTATGGAACTGGAACGGGGGGTGGACAAGCATAGTAAGACCTTGCTGGTAAACTATATAGAACTGCTTCTTAATTACTGTATGCGTTTTTATGAACGTCAGTTCGCCACCCGCAGTCATTCGAACCGTGATGTGTTGACACGCTTTGAAGGGTTGCTTGACGATTATTTTGAGGGCGAACTTGCCGAGCGTGACGGATTGCCTACCGTGAAATACTTTGCTGACAAACTGTGCCTTTCATCCAACTACTTCGGGGATATGTTCAAGAAGGAAACCGGCAAGACCCCACAGGAATATATTCAGGAAAAAGTGATAGAACTGGCGAAAGAACGGATGTCCGACAGGAGAGAAACCGTCAGCAGGGTAGCTTATTCACTGGGATTTCAATATCCGCAGCATTTCTGCCGGTTGTTCAAGAAGCGTGTGGGCTGTACACCGAATGAATATCGTACACAAAACCTTCCTTTATAGTATCCTGTTTTAACAAGCAATGAAAGAGACTATGTTGGACTTGAGGACTGTATATGAATGTAATCGCTGTCTGGGTTGCAAGACATTGCATCCGCAGGTGAGCATCATCAATCTGGAGAATCCTTCATTGGAAGAGGATGCGGTGAAATTTGAATTCTATGCTGTCTTGCTGATTGAGGATTGTCCGAGCGGTTGTTGCTGCTGCGGACGGAAATATTATGATTACTCCAATGCTACCATGGTGTTTCTCACTCCCGGCGAGATCTTTCGTATGAGTAAGGAGAATACGTTGCCGGATAAAGGATATCTTTTGGCATTTCATCCTGACCTGTTGTTCCGCACCTCACTGAAGAATCATATTAAAAATTATACCTTTTTCCATTATCGCAAGGAAGAAGCGCTGCATCTTTCACGGCGTGAGACAGAGAAAGTGACGTGTTGCCTCTCGAATATAGAGGATGAGTTGCATCATCCCATTGATACTCATAGCAGTATTATTCTTTCCCGGCATATAGAACTTCTGTTGGATTATTGCACCCGGTATTATGAACGTCAGTTTATTACCCGTGAGAATAAGAACAAGGCTCTTTTGGAAAACATGGAACGTTTGTTTGTGGAATATATCGCATCCGGAAGATTGCAGGGCGGCAAGTTGCCCACATCCGGCTATATGGCGGGAGAGCTTGATTTGTCTGTCGCTTACTTCAATGATCTGCTGAGATTTGAAACCGGCAAGACTTTGGAGGAATATTTTCAACTGAAGCGGCTGGATATAGCCAGGCACATGTTGTTGCAGGACGGTCATACGCCTGCTGCTGTGGCACGGAAGTTAGGCTATCCTAATGTGCAGTGCTTCAGTGTGCTTTTCAAGAAAATAACAGGTGTCGCCCCCAGTGATTACCGGCTCTCGCAGAATTGATAACCGGGTTGCAATACCATGTTTTTGTGATACAGTTCCTTTCTGTAAAAATGGTAATTCTATCTGTAATTTATCTACAAAGAATGAATGGGGGCTGGCTTATCTTTGCATTGTGAAGTGAAAGCGGCTTTGTTCGCATCGGAATGAAGTAAGACAACAGATGAAATCATTTAAATAGGTAGAACGATGTATATTGAACAAGTAAATTCTCCGCAAGACATAAAACGGTTTTCTGCGGAACAGTTAAGACAGTTGGCCGGTGAAGTCCGCAATGCATTATTGACCAAGTTAAGTGCTCACGGAGGGCATGTGGGACCTAATCTGGGAATGGTGGAGGCTACAATAGCATTGCACTATGTATTCAATTCACCGACGGATAAGATGGTATATGATGTATCCCATCAAAGTTATACACATAAGATGCTGACCGGGCGTAAGGATGCTTTCCTGAATCCGGAGGATTATGATGTGGTGTCCGGATACACCAATCCCCGGGAAAGCGGGCACGATTTTTTCACTATCGGCCATACTTCCACCTCTGTCAGTCTGGCTTGCGGTCTTGCCAAAGCCAGAGATCTGAAAGGCGGATACGAGAATATCATTGCCGTGATAGGGGATGGATCGCTCAGCGGCGGGGAAGCTTATGAAGGTCTGAGTAATGCGGGAGAAATGGGAACCAACCTTATTATAGTGGTTAATGATAATGAAATGTCCATTGCCGAAAACCACGGTGGGCTCTATCAGAACCTGAAGGAACTGCGCGATACGGAGGGACGGTCGTCCTGTAATTTCTTCCGTTCTCTGGGGTTGGATTATCTTTATGTGGGAGAGGGGAATGATATTCCGTCTTTGATTGCGGCTTTTGCCAAGGTGAAAGATACATCACGTCCCACAGTGGTTCATATTCACACACAGAAAGGAAAGGGATACGCTCCGGCAGAAGCCGACCGGGAGGAATTTCATTGGGAGATGCCTTTCGATCTGGAAACGGGTAAGCCGAAGGTGGATTGCAGCGGTATGGAGGATTACCATAGCCTGACCGGGAAGTTTTTGTTGGAGAAGATGAAGGAGGACCACACGGTTGTTGCCATCAGCTCGGGTACTCCTACTGTGATAGGTTTTACTCCTGAACGCCGGAAACAGGCAGGGCGTCAGTTTGTGGATGTAGGTATTGCCGAGGAACATGCCGTGGCATTGGCATCGGGTATCGCTGCCGGTGGCGGACGTCCGGTGTACGGGGTTTACAGTACTTTTGTCCAGCGTTGCTATGACCAGTTGTCTCAGGATTTGTGTATCAATGGAAATCCGGCGGTGATCACTGTGTTTATGGGGACAGTAGCCGGAATGAACGATGTGACTCATCTGGGTTTCTTCGATATTCCGCTTATCAGCAACATCCCGAATATGGTTTATCTGGCTCCTACGTGTTCCGAAGAGTATTTTGCTATGTTGGAATGGGCTGTCCGCCAGACGGAATATCCCGTTGCTATCCGTGTGCCGGGAGCGGCAGTGGTGCATCGTAAGGAAGAGTTTGACACGGATTATAGCGAGTTAAACCGCTACAAAATGACAGCCAGGGGAGAAACTGTCGCTATTCTTGCATTGGGTGCTTTCTATGATTTGGGACAGGCTTTGAAGAATAAGCTCCGGGAAGAGTCGGGT from Phocaeicola dorei encodes the following:
- a CDS encoding bifunctional cobalt-precorrin-7 (C(5))-methyltransferase/cobalt-precorrin-6B (C(15))-methyltransferase; the encoded protein is MQTFYIIGISDDRNQFLSPEIRNLVSQGKVFSGGKRHHELVHAYLPEDAVWIDITVPLDAVFSRYEEHPEIIVFASGDPLFFGFANTVMRKLPSAKIILFPTFNSLQMLAHRILLPYQEMQTLSLTGRPWDAFDSALIRGDKLIGVLTDREKTPATIAARMLEYGYDNYRMTVGEALGNGEEESVRTFSLEEASQSAFRFPNCLILQRNKVHPRPFGIPESEFHLLNGRNKMITKMPVRLLTLSMLTLREKKSFWDIGFCTGSVSIEAKLQFPELKVTAFEQRTEGKELMERNSRKFGTPGITTVMGDFLETELGGLPAPDAVFIGGHGGKMIEILQKIKEVLLPDGVIVFNSVSEESKALFTKGITQINKKVTQCTRIAVDTFNPIEIMRAE
- the cobJ gene encoding precorrin-3B C(17)-methyltransferase, whose amino-acid sequence is MKKAQLIVAGIGPGSPEDMTPAVIQAVKNSDVVIGYKYYFQFIKPYLEPGTECIDTGMKREKARAEQAFELAEQGKTVCVISSGDAGIYGMAPLVYEMKRERGSRVEIEVLPGISAFQKAASLLGAPIGHDFCVISLSDLMTPWDRIEKRIHAAATADFVTAVYNPKSEGRYWQLYRLKEIFLKEREAETPVGFVRQAGRKEETVTITTLQEFDPEQVDMFTVVLIGNSQSYYREWKLITPRGYYREKTTDATGIGQEIMINSFRTIEKELKNKNIPSDHKWALLHAIHTTADFEMENILHVDPLAVECLYKILNEGKVRTIITDVTMAAAGIRKGALERMGIGVKCYLGDERAAALAKEKGITRTQAGIRMAAEEHPEALYVFGNAPTALMELCDLIRKEKAHPCGIIAAPVGFVHVCESKHMVKPFSHIPKLIVEGRKGGSNLAATLVNAILTFDDAEQLKPGRDV
- a CDS encoding flavin reductase family protein, with amino-acid sequence MRKNLGAKPFTYPQPVFIIAAYDENGIPNAMNAAWGGISEMNEISICISEGHKTTANILKRKAFTVSMAEAGQIIACDYVGIVSGNKVPDKFARAGFHATRSEFVDAPLIDELSVAVECKLKDYNPETCILRGEIVNVSVDERALDKNGKVDASKVIPVIFDPFNNDYLKVGEKVGNAFSDGKALK
- a CDS encoding flavodoxin translates to MKRLGLFMTVIMILCITVNAQKQSNRTLVAYFSATGTTEKAAKQVAEVTGGALYEIQPAKKYTSADLDWHDKSSRSSVEMADALSRPALRSQPKNLATYDTIYIGFPIWWNLAPRIINSFIEKGDFTGKILIPFATSGGSRISNAEQELKKAYPNLNWQKGRLMNGATKEEIKQWTKK
- a CDS encoding helix-turn-helix domain-containing protein, which produces MDKILNLDSVDQYNSLYGLETLNPLVSVIDLNKATRQMDYVHWNYGVYALYLKLEKACDIKYGRRSYDYQEGTVVCFAPGQTTETTLTTDRVQLNVLGILFHPDLLRGTTLGKTIKKYTFFSYEVSEALHLSEDERNIMTDCLKIIRMELERGVDKHSKTLLVNYIELLLNYCMRFYERQFATRSHSNRDVLTRFEGLLDDYFEGELAERDGLPTVKYFADKLCLSSNYFGDMFKKETGKTPQEYIQEKVIELAKERMSDRRETVSRVAYSLGFQYPQHFCRLFKKRVGCTPNEYRTQNLPL
- a CDS encoding helix-turn-helix domain-containing protein, giving the protein MLDLRTVYECNRCLGCKTLHPQVSIINLENPSLEEDAVKFEFYAVLLIEDCPSGCCCCGRKYYDYSNATMVFLTPGEIFRMSKENTLPDKGYLLAFHPDLLFRTSLKNHIKNYTFFHYRKEEALHLSRRETEKVTCCLSNIEDELHHPIDTHSSIILSRHIELLLDYCTRYYERQFITRENKNKALLENMERLFVEYIASGRLQGGKLPTSGYMAGELDLSVAYFNDLLRFETGKTLEEYFQLKRLDIARHMLLQDGHTPAAVARKLGYPNVQCFSVLFKKITGVAPSDYRLSQN